From one Deltaproteobacteria bacterium genomic stretch:
- a CDS encoding lipoate--protein ligase family protein — MAMDEALFRVLQEQGGPPVLRFYGWEKPSLSLGYSQDLRDGINLRYCRQSGIDVVRRPTGGKAVLHDRELTYAVVSREKPPFTPAGLIRNYQAIGLCLIRGFSALGIDVRMAGDKPGNEKDVIKNRRPVCFAVPAPFELLSRGRKICGSAQVRSRGCFLQHGSILLEFDGAMNDLVFANPHDPGNDCPGDDMESRITSVRAETGASIGAETLSAVMERAFLDVWNIRFMEGEPTMREQELKKDLMRNKYTNPAWNEGPFGSS; from the coding sequence ATGGCGATGGATGAAGCCCTGTTCCGGGTTCTGCAGGAACAGGGCGGCCCGCCTGTTCTTCGTTTCTACGGGTGGGAAAAACCCTCCCTGTCCCTTGGTTATTCCCAGGACTTAAGAGATGGCATCAATCTTCGATACTGCAGACAGAGCGGTATCGATGTTGTACGTCGACCCACGGGGGGGAAGGCGGTGCTGCACGACCGTGAATTGACCTATGCGGTTGTTTCCCGGGAAAAACCGCCCTTTACCCCTGCCGGTCTCATCAGGAATTATCAGGCCATCGGCCTTTGTCTTATCCGGGGGTTTTCCGCATTGGGTATTGACGTGCGCATGGCGGGGGATAAACCCGGAAACGAAAAGGATGTTATCAAAAACCGCCGTCCGGTGTGTTTCGCGGTGCCGGCGCCATTCGAACTGCTGTCCCGGGGACGAAAAATCTGTGGGTCCGCCCAGGTCAGATCTCGGGGTTGCTTTTTGCAGCATGGGTCGATTCTTCTTGAATTCGATGGGGCCATGAATGACCTCGTCTTTGCGAATCCTCACGATCCTGGGAATGATTGCCCTGGAGATGACATGGAATCCCGCATCACCTCTGTGCGCGCGGAGACGGGGGCATCCATTGGGGCGGAGACGCTCAGTGCGGTCATGGAGCGGGCATTTCTGGACGTATGGAATATCCGATTTATGGAGGGAGAACCCACCATGAGAGAGCAGGAACTAAAAAAGGATCTCATGCGAAACAAATATACGAATCCGGCTTGGAACGAGGGGCCATTCGGCTCTTCTTGA
- a CDS encoding tetratricopeptide repeat protein, giving the protein MTTDHPEKKPFDSLLARTCLSENRLDEAVKMAEVRLVQAPGDVEAILILCQGLLRMGKFERLRDLMNEVDAAIGRFSQVYHQLGTLCEKAGLNKESLNFFQKHNALSEALASCGNRFSQGEAGSRLEKGHEAGDAGGVMPPEFQTVTLADLYAQQGHYDMARKVLEGILTREPSNEQASNKLAELANRMTGGGGKGVDDSVAVDSSSPNALVIAELERWLARAIRMRSPAV; this is encoded by the coding sequence ATGACTACAGATCATCCTGAAAAAAAACCTTTTGATTCACTGCTGGCCAGGACCTGCCTGAGCGAAAACCGACTCGATGAGGCCGTGAAAATGGCCGAGGTACGGCTTGTTCAGGCGCCGGGCGATGTCGAAGCGATCCTCATCCTCTGCCAGGGCCTTCTTAGAATGGGAAAATTTGAACGGTTGCGGGACCTGATGAACGAAGTGGACGCCGCCATCGGTCGTTTTTCTCAAGTCTATCACCAGTTGGGTACGCTTTGCGAAAAGGCGGGACTGAACAAGGAATCTCTCAATTTCTTCCAAAAGCACAATGCCCTCAGTGAGGCCCTCGCCTCATGCGGAAACCGGTTTTCGCAGGGGGAGGCGGGAAGCCGTCTTGAAAAAGGGCACGAGGCCGGCGATGCGGGGGGGGTGATGCCACCCGAATTCCAGACGGTGACCCTGGCGGACCTCTACGCACAACAGGGACACTACGACATGGCCAGGAAGGTGCTGGAAGGGATTTTGACCAGGGAGCCATCGAACGAACAGGCATCAAATAAACTGGCGGAGTTGGCCAACCGTATGACAGGAGGAGGCGGGAAGGGGGTGGACGATTCCGTCGCCGTTGATTCTTCTTCTCCCAACGCCCTCGTCATTGCCGAACTGGAAAGATGGCTGGCACGGGCAATCCGGATGCGGAGCCCCGCCGTATGA
- a CDS encoding prepilin-type N-terminal cleavage/methylation domain-containing protein, with protein sequence MATVTNRGVTLVELMIVIALLGIMFAIAVPFWLHHRTNTDLKTAARGVAGDLFNLKQRAAAERTPYRIEFDEANQHYRLVNGGTNEVLQTKNFSTLSGGIIMSNTTFTGKKIEFFVRGTASPGSVTLTNTRNSKAVITVNITGRTHVTYTMQ encoded by the coding sequence ATGGCGACTGTAACAAACAGGGGGGTCACCCTGGTCGAATTGATGATCGTCATTGCCCTTTTGGGGATCATGTTCGCAATAGCCGTTCCCTTCTGGCTGCATCATCGCACGAACACGGACCTGAAAACGGCCGCCCGCGGTGTGGCGGGGGATCTGTTCAACTTGAAACAGCGGGCCGCCGCGGAGCGGACACCTTATCGTATTGAATTCGATGAAGCGAATCAGCACTATCGCCTTGTTAACGGCGGCACCAACGAGGTGCTGCAAACGAAGAATTTTTCAACGCTCAGCGGTGGCATCATTATGTCGAACACGACCTTCACCGGAAAGAAGATCGAATTTTTTGTCCGTGGCACGGCCAGCCCGGGATCGGTCACGTTAACCAATACAAGAAACTCCAAGGCCGTCATCACGGTCAACATCACGGGCAGGACCCATGTTACCTACACTATGCAATAA
- the rpsU gene encoding 30S ribosomal protein S21 has translation MEVKVFDNDVEKALKILKNKLSKSGLFKELKVRRAYEKPSVKRKRKTIEARRRLAKVQRRRNT, from the coding sequence TTGGAAGTAAAAGTATTCGACAACGACGTGGAGAAAGCGCTGAAAATTTTGAAAAACAAGCTTTCGAAGAGCGGCCTGTTCAAGGAATTGAAAGTCCGACGGGCCTATGAGAAACCCTCCGTGAAAAGGAAGCGGAAAACCATCGAAGCCCGCCGGAGGCTGGCGAAGGTGCAGCGAAGACGAAACACCTGA
- a CDS encoding aminopeptidase P family protein: MTSRAYPLRMAGFRSRFAEWGVDAFLLFNMSNIRYLTGFSGSEGILFVGPNERAHLIVDGRYTIQASKETEGLDLVHTADNVESVTALIRQEKTGVVGYEDMFLSVQLFRRIRTRNRGIRFKPLSEKIDLLRALKDDQEVACIRKAANISASALEAILPMIRVGISERDIALELEYRMRKGGAEKPAFDTIVASGSRAALPHARAGSRKLKSGDTVVVDYGAVYKGYHSDETCTFFVERIEAGLEEVYRLVKEAHDRAIDSAVAGRSCREVDRTARDLISEKGWGDHFTHGTGHGVGLDIHEAPRVSLKSGQLLEAGMVLTIEPGIYLPGKWGIRIEDTIRVTKGKAEKLTRVSKELTVLG, translated from the coding sequence ATGACCTCCAGGGCTTACCCGCTGCGAATGGCGGGATTCCGATCTCGATTTGCCGAATGGGGCGTCGATGCTTTCCTGCTCTTTAATATGAGTAATATCAGATATCTGACGGGTTTTTCCGGAAGTGAGGGGATTTTATTCGTCGGGCCGAATGAAAGGGCCCATCTGATTGTCGATGGCCGTTATACGATCCAGGCGTCAAAGGAGACGGAAGGACTGGATCTGGTGCACACGGCGGACAACGTCGAAAGCGTTACGGCTCTCATTCGACAGGAAAAGACCGGTGTGGTGGGATACGAGGACATGTTTTTGAGCGTACAGCTTTTTCGCCGGATTAGAACGAGAAACCGGGGTATCCGGTTTAAACCGCTTTCGGAGAAAATCGATCTTTTACGTGCTCTCAAGGACGACCAGGAAGTCGCCTGTATTCGTAAGGCCGCGAATATTTCGGCCAGCGCCCTGGAGGCGATTTTGCCGATGATCCGAGTGGGAATATCGGAGCGGGACATTGCCCTGGAATTGGAATACCGGATGCGCAAGGGGGGTGCGGAGAAGCCCGCGTTCGACACGATTGTGGCTTCCGGTTCGAGGGCTGCCCTGCCCCATGCCAGGGCCGGTTCCAGAAAATTGAAATCGGGTGACACCGTTGTGGTCGATTACGGGGCCGTTTACAAGGGGTACCATTCCGATGAAACCTGCACGTTTTTTGTCGAGAGGATTGAGGCCGGACTGGAAGAAGTCTACAGGCTTGTGAAGGAGGCCCATGACCGGGCGATTGACTCGGCGGTTGCGGGTCGTTCCTGCCGGGAGGTCGATAGGACGGCGCGGGATCTGATTTCTGAAAAGGGGTGGGGCGATCATTTTACGCATGGGACGGGTCATGGTGTTGGACTCGATATCCATGAGGCCCCGCGTGTTTCCCTGAAGTCGGGGCAATTGCTGGAAGCCGGCATGGTTCTGACCATTGAACCGGGGATTTATCTTCCGGGGAAATGGGGTATAAGAATCGAGGACACCATACGGGTAACGAAGGGGAAAGCGGAGAAGTTAACCAGGGTTTCCAAGGAGTTGACCGTATTGGGGTGA
- a CDS encoding carbamoyl phosphate synthase small subunit, with protein MDMVLVLEDGAVFRGVSFGAAGEACGWVHDDHRIVGYQEVLTDPDNAGCLINMTYPLIGNYGTNDEDAESDRLHVQGLIIKEKSRIVSNWRATDTLENTMRAGKVVGMEQVDTRALSLHIREHGEMKGIIGPAATSVGNLLDRLKTWKPPKIVSGKKTLKAFKGTGGYRTVLYDLGVKRSTFDQLRQCGCELVVAGPSTSWEEIRRLDPDGLVVSSGPGDPRRAEAVTSEIGQAIGWVPILGIGLGAQLICLAAGGQVNPMKVGHHGCNYAVRDMETQAVAITDQNHSFVMTAGPDFLKEFKVSHINVNDGTVEGISSAPLGVLGVQFVPRPDEEGGPSGVLGRFLRIMEKNRKRD; from the coding sequence ATGGACATGGTATTGGTTCTGGAAGACGGCGCGGTTTTTCGGGGTGTTTCCTTCGGCGCGGCCGGGGAGGCCTGTGGCTGGGTCCATGACGACCACCGGATCGTCGGGTATCAGGAGGTCCTGACGGATCCCGACAACGCGGGATGTCTGATCAACATGACCTATCCTCTGATAGGCAACTACGGAACAAACGACGAGGATGCCGAGTCGGATCGTCTTCACGTTCAGGGACTCATCATTAAGGAAAAAAGCCGGATCGTCAGCAACTGGCGGGCGACGGACACCCTGGAAAACACGATGCGGGCGGGTAAGGTTGTCGGCATGGAGCAAGTCGATACCCGTGCGCTCTCTCTTCACATTCGGGAGCATGGGGAGATGAAGGGGATTATCGGTCCCGCGGCCACCTCCGTGGGTAACCTGCTGGACCGCCTGAAAACATGGAAGCCGCCGAAAATCGTCTCGGGGAAAAAGACGCTGAAGGCCTTTAAGGGCACGGGGGGATACCGGACCGTTCTTTATGACTTGGGGGTAAAAAGGAGCACCTTCGACCAGTTGCGGCAATGTGGATGTGAGCTTGTTGTAGCCGGCCCATCCACTTCCTGGGAGGAAATCCGGAGACTTGATCCCGATGGGCTCGTCGTTTCCAGTGGGCCGGGAGACCCACGCCGCGCGGAGGCTGTCACGTCGGAAATCGGGCAAGCGATCGGGTGGGTGCCGATCCTGGGTATCGGTCTGGGAGCCCAGTTGATCTGTCTCGCTGCAGGTGGGCAGGTGAACCCTATGAAAGTCGGCCATCACGGTTGTAATTATGCGGTTCGGGACATGGAGACTCAAGCGGTTGCCATTACGGACCAGAACCACAGTTTTGTCATGACGGCCGGGCCGGATTTTCTGAAGGAATTCAAGGTGTCTCACATCAATGTCAACGATGGAACCGTGGAGGGCATCTCATCCGCCCCCCTGGGTGTTTTGGGAGTGCAATTTGTTCCCCGGCCGGACGAGGAAGGCGGGCCCAGCGGCGTATTAGGCCGGTTTCTACGTATCATGGAAAAAAATCGGAAACGGGATTGA
- the gcvH gene encoding glycine cleavage system protein GcvH, with protein MPVFSDDLLYSREHVWVRVDGDFAVIGITDYAQEKLGEVLSVELPEVEFEIERDESFGAIESVEKATVELISPVSGEVVSVNEDIDDDVGIINSDPQDTGWLIVVEMQDLDELDDLLDAKEYHDFVLQEGEVD; from the coding sequence ATGCCAGTGTTTTCGGATGATCTTCTTTACAGCCGCGAGCATGTTTGGGTCAGGGTCGATGGCGATTTTGCCGTGATCGGTATTACGGACTACGCCCAGGAAAAGTTGGGAGAGGTTCTGTCCGTGGAGCTTCCCGAGGTCGAATTCGAAATCGAGCGGGACGAGTCGTTCGGCGCCATTGAATCGGTGGAAAAGGCCACGGTCGAGCTGATTTCTCCGGTCAGCGGTGAAGTGGTGAGTGTTAACGAGGACATCGACGATGACGTAGGAATCATCAACAGCGATCCTCAGGATACGGGTTGGCTGATCGTTGTGGAGATGCAGGACCTGGATGAATTGGACGATCTTCTCGATGCAAAGGAATATCATGATTTCGTTTTGCAGGAAGGTGAGGTAGATTGA
- the carB gene encoding carbamoyl-phosphate synthase large subunit has translation MPKREDLKKILIIGSGPIVIGQACEFDYSGSQACKALKEEGYYVILVNSNPATIMTDPDMADRTYIEPITPAIVEKIIERERPDAVLPTLGGQTGLNTAVFLARAGVFTKYNVEVLGSSAEAIARAEDRDLFKQAMGEIGIGLPESGIARTLEEGMEIGLRIGFPLILRPAFTLGGTGGSIVYNKEELEDFVAKGIEYSPVGQLLVEQSVLGWKEIEFEVMRDCADNVIIVTSMENIDPMGVHTDDSAVVAPAQTLTAKEYRTFTDLCRKIIRKIDVAGGGVNIQFAQNPHNGEIVIIEVNPRLSRSSALASKATGFPIARVATKLAVGFTLDEVHNDITGKTTSLYEPALDYCVFKMSRFTFEKFPLADPTLNTSMKAVGEVMAIGRNFKEAFQKGLRSLETGRFGFGADGKDRPLQGDEPLERVREKLRVPNAERFFYIRHAFEMGLTIDEIQDLCRIDRWFLFNMKEIFDLEVELSGFRFQGAKRDLNAWKRDFPVEQLRRAKDFGFSDVQLAHILGTTETVIQDLRKKKNLHPVYKLVDTCAAEFAAEKPYYYSSYESVEESVRGPRPKVVILGGGPNRIGQGIEFDYCCVHASLALRELGYESIMVNSNPETVSTDYDTSDKLYFEPLTREDVLNIIHLEKPDGVIVQFGGQTPLNLAVPLEKAGVPIWGTTPDSIDRAEDRKRFQVLLKKLGLIQPENGTARSFAEAEKVANKIGYPVVVRPSYVLGGRAMEIVYDDEALEEFMKKAIRVSPEHPILIDKFLEDAIEIDVDAISDGETTVIGGLLEHIEEAGIHSGDSASVMPPYTLDAKLAGVIKENTYALARELNVRGLMNIQYAIRNDIIYVLEVNPRASRTVPFVSKVTGIPLAKLATKIMAGKTLRELGFTKEVNVKHLAVKESVFPFSRFPGVDAILGPEMKSTGEVMGIDKTFGMAFAKSQIAAGTILPASGTVFLSVNNKDKRQIVFLAKELEHLGFSIVATGGTAAVLKNNDITVTVLPKIYEGRPNVIDLMKNREIAMIINTSAGKKTREDTAIIRSTAVFHSVPLVTTLPGAQAAVNAIKTLKKGEPAVKTIQEYHHEIR, from the coding sequence ATGCCGAAACGGGAAGATTTAAAGAAAATATTGATCATCGGGTCCGGGCCCATTGTCATCGGCCAGGCCTGCGAATTCGACTATTCCGGATCACAGGCCTGCAAGGCCCTGAAAGAGGAAGGTTATTACGTTATTCTGGTCAACAGCAATCCGGCGACGATCATGACGGATCCGGACATGGCCGACCGGACCTACATCGAGCCCATTACGCCGGCCATTGTCGAGAAGATCATCGAGCGGGAAAGGCCCGACGCGGTTCTTCCTACCCTGGGTGGTCAGACCGGTTTGAACACGGCCGTGTTTCTGGCGCGGGCCGGGGTGTTCACGAAGTATAACGTCGAGGTGCTGGGTTCCAGTGCCGAGGCGATAGCCCGGGCGGAAGACCGGGATCTGTTCAAACAGGCTATGGGGGAGATTGGAATCGGCCTTCCAGAAAGCGGGATTGCCAGGACTCTGGAGGAAGGCATGGAAATCGGGCTTCGAATCGGATTTCCCCTGATTCTGCGGCCCGCCTTTACCCTCGGCGGGACGGGTGGCTCCATCGTCTATAACAAGGAGGAGTTGGAGGATTTTGTCGCCAAGGGTATCGAATATAGCCCGGTGGGCCAATTATTGGTCGAACAGTCCGTCCTCGGATGGAAAGAAATCGAGTTTGAGGTCATGCGGGACTGCGCTGACAATGTCATCATCGTCACCTCCATGGAGAACATCGACCCCATGGGCGTTCATACGGATGACAGCGCCGTCGTTGCGCCGGCCCAGACCCTGACGGCGAAAGAGTACAGGACGTTTACCGATCTTTGCCGAAAAATCATCCGCAAGATCGATGTGGCGGGTGGCGGCGTCAACATCCAGTTTGCCCAGAACCCCCACAACGGAGAAATCGTCATCATCGAGGTCAACCCCAGATTGTCCCGAAGTTCGGCCTTGGCCTCCAAGGCAACGGGTTTCCCCATTGCCCGTGTGGCGACGAAGCTGGCCGTCGGTTTTACCCTTGACGAGGTGCACAATGACATTACGGGAAAGACCACGTCCCTGTACGAGCCGGCTTTGGATTATTGCGTTTTTAAAATGTCCAGATTTACCTTCGAAAAATTCCCCCTGGCGGACCCCACCCTGAACACCTCCATGAAGGCCGTGGGCGAGGTCATGGCCATCGGTCGGAATTTCAAGGAGGCCTTTCAAAAGGGGCTTCGTTCTTTGGAGACGGGCCGATTCGGTTTTGGCGCCGACGGGAAGGACAGGCCGCTTCAGGGTGATGAGCCCCTGGAGCGTGTTCGGGAAAAACTGCGGGTTCCCAACGCGGAGCGTTTTTTTTACATCCGCCATGCGTTTGAAATGGGCTTGACGATTGACGAGATACAGGATCTCTGTCGGATCGACCGGTGGTTTCTCTTCAACATGAAGGAAATCTTTGATTTGGAGGTGGAATTGAGCGGATTCCGTTTCCAGGGCGCAAAACGGGATCTGAACGCCTGGAAACGCGATTTCCCTGTCGAGCAACTCCGGAGAGCCAAGGATTTCGGTTTTTCCGATGTCCAGCTGGCTCATATTCTCGGTACGACGGAAACGGTGATTCAGGATCTGCGAAAAAAGAAGAACCTTCATCCCGTGTACAAGCTTGTCGATACCTGCGCAGCCGAGTTCGCAGCGGAAAAGCCCTACTACTACTCATCCTATGAATCCGTGGAGGAAAGTGTGCGCGGCCCCCGGCCCAAGGTGGTCATCCTGGGGGGCGGCCCGAACAGGATAGGGCAGGGAATCGAGTTCGATTACTGTTGTGTGCATGCGTCTCTGGCGCTCCGTGAACTCGGTTACGAGAGCATCATGGTCAACAGCAATCCGGAAACGGTCAGCACCGATTACGACACGTCAGACAAACTCTACTTCGAGCCCCTGACACGTGAGGATGTGCTCAACATCATCCATCTGGAGAAACCCGATGGCGTGATTGTCCAGTTCGGTGGACAGACGCCTCTGAATCTTGCCGTACCTCTGGAGAAGGCGGGTGTGCCTATCTGGGGGACGACCCCGGACAGTATCGACCGGGCGGAGGACCGGAAACGCTTCCAGGTGCTCCTGAAGAAACTCGGCCTGATCCAACCGGAGAACGGAACGGCCCGTTCCTTTGCCGAGGCGGAAAAGGTGGCCAACAAGATCGGCTATCCCGTCGTTGTGCGGCCGTCCTATGTCCTGGGCGGACGGGCGATGGAAATCGTCTATGACGATGAGGCTCTGGAAGAGTTTATGAAAAAGGCCATACGTGTTTCCCCGGAACATCCCATCCTGATCGATAAATTCCTCGAGGATGCGATCGAAATCGACGTGGACGCCATCTCCGATGGTGAAACGACCGTTATCGGCGGGCTCCTGGAACACATCGAGGAAGCGGGAATTCACTCGGGAGACAGCGCCTCCGTCATGCCGCCCTATACTCTGGATGCCAAACTGGCCGGCGTCATCAAGGAAAATACCTATGCCCTTGCCAGGGAACTCAACGTCCGGGGGTTGATGAACATCCAGTACGCCATCCGTAACGACATCATCTACGTTCTCGAAGTCAATCCCCGGGCTTCCCGGACCGTTCCCTTTGTCAGTAAGGTGACGGGCATTCCCCTGGCGAAGCTGGCAACGAAAATCATGGCGGGGAAAACCCTCAGGGAACTGGGTTTTACGAAGGAAGTCAATGTGAAACATCTTGCCGTGAAGGAATCGGTTTTCCCCTTTTCGCGGTTCCCCGGCGTGGATGCCATTTTAGGGCCGGAAATGAAGTCCACCGGTGAGGTCATGGGCATCGACAAAACATTTGGTATGGCATTTGCAAAATCCCAAATAGCAGCGGGGACCATACTGCCCGCATCCGGAACGGTCTTCCTCAGCGTCAACAACAAGGACAAGCGTCAGATCGTCTTTCTGGCCAAAGAGCTGGAGCATCTCGGTTTTTCGATCGTCGCCACGGGCGGTACGGCGGCGGTGCTGAAGAACAACGACATCACCGTGACGGTTCTGCCGAAGATATACGAGGGGCGGCCTAACGTCATCGACCTGATGAAAAATCGTGAAATCGCTATGATCATCAATACCTCCGCTGGAAAGAAAACCAGGGAGGATACGGCCATCATACGGTCCACGGCGGTCTTTCACAGTGTTCCCCTGGTGACGACCCTTCCGGGCGCTCAGGCGGCGGTCAACGCCATCAAAACGCTCAAAAAGGGTGAGCCCGCGGTGAAAACGATTCAGGAGTACCATCACGAGATCCGATAG